In Juglans regia cultivar Chandler chromosome 13, Walnut 2.0, whole genome shotgun sequence, the following proteins share a genomic window:
- the LOC109013679 gene encoding type 2 DNA topoisomerase 6 subunit B-like isoform X5, with amino-acid sequence MEIASANVICLQVSFCDLQEILPFSSSIGFCKHPLVSSATQRCRLSGEPCRLSVVVKCSLPSDPLLSRISISDTGVGSCLEEFQGLKFSRQSIGDEKWDGMLSVRTTGKCDNEVYHYQLNLKESASARRLTRLPSNPKNGVKFSGTEVILSMFESADALVAEINCFFQKMLMLKIPNVAYELVVERGDAPGSQCEHVFLANESNPLSFSASNLECLKSSIEDYVLKHGYKKEHLKVGSGTAYCTEGHQNTGWMMDTVIAISEISEPISSCFRTSGAKSEVIYFKDFSPCSVSQSSMKALTSIDWRSFGLTLKSIANQGGYAFLEWEGLPPNTRIDIILHSYHKQAVMPSAKQKTQLDRNLIKRAVKLALDDLKEKHAGVLLSAHALKIRSYAPDLAKTIAGLILSSNDSGFQGECFSLIGLQCQGVGGEIVEDCIKKKIISVIEMNDRKSHERSEDVAPFLFEDECLQELDFQEDEYEEDGRKFCEL; translated from the exons CTGGTTTCTTCGGCGACTCAAAGATGCCGCTTATCCGGCGAGCCATGCAGGCTCTCAGTTGTTGTCAAATGCTCTCTACCTTCCGATCCTCTTCTTAGTCGAATCTCAA TTTCAGATACGGGTGTCGGAAGCTGCCTGGAGGAGTTTCAGGGCTTGAAGTTTTCAAGACAAAGCATTGGCGACGAAAAGTGGG ATGGTATGCTATCTGTAAGAACTACTG GCAAATGTGATAATGAGGTATATCACTATCAGTTAAATCTAAAAGAGAGTGCTTCTGCCAGAAGGCTGACTAGGCTACCTTCAAACCCAAAAAATGGTGTGAAATTCAG TGGGACTGAAGTAATTCTCTCCATGTTCGAAAGTGCTGATGCGTTGGTGGCAGAGATCAATTGCTTCTTTCAAAAG ATGCTCATGCTAAAGATTCCT AATGTTGCATATGAACTGGTAGTTGAACGTGGGGATGCTCCTGGATCTCAATGTGAACATGTTTTTCTAGCAAATGAGTCCAATCCATTATCTTTCTCAGCCTCAAATCTTGAATGTTTGAAGTCCAGCATTGAAGATTATGTTTTGAAGCATGGATACAAGAA GGAGCATCTCAAGGTTGGGAGTGGGACGGCATATTGCACAGAAGGCCATCAGAATACTGGATGGATGATGGACACCGTGATTGCCATAAGTGAAATATCAGAGCCAATCAGTAGTTGCTTCAGGACTAGCGGTGCTAAAAGTGAG gttatttattttaaagatttttcacCTTGCTCGGTCTCCCAGTCATCTATGAAGGCATTGACTAGCATTGACTGGAGAAGTTTTGGGTTGACCTTGAAAAGCATTGCGAATCAAGGTGGCTATGCATTTTTGGAATGGGAAGGCTTGCCACCAAATACTCGCATAGATATCATCCTCCATTCTTACCATAAGCA GGCCGTAATGCCATCTGCGAAGCAAAAGACTCAACTTGATCGAAATCTCATAAAAAGAGCAGTGAAACTTGCATTGGATGATTTGAAGGAGAAACATGCGGGAGTTCTTCTAAGTGCTCATGCCCTCAAG ATTCGCAGTTATGCGCCCGATCTCGCAAAAACAATTGCTGGCCTAATTTTGTCTTCCAACGACTCAGGCTTCCAGGGAGAATGCTTTTCTCTTATTGGTTTGCAGTGTCAGGGAGTGGGAGGTGAAATTGTTGAAGACTgtataaagaaaaagattatcTCTGTTATAGAGATGAATGATAGGAAGTCCCACGAAAGAAGCGAAGACGTTGcaccttttctttttgaagatGAGTGCCTCCAGGAGCTAGATTTCCAAGAAGATGAATATGAAGAAG
- the LOC109013679 gene encoding type 2 DNA topoisomerase 6 subunit B-like isoform X1: MEIASANVICLQVSFCDLQEILPFSSSIGFCKHPLVSSATQRCRLSGEPCRLSVVVKCSLPSDPLLSRISISDTGVGSCLEEFQGLKFSRQSIGDEKWDGMLSVRTTGKCDNEVYHYQLNLKESASARRLTRLPSNPKNGVKFSGTEVILSMFESADALVAEINCFFQKMLMLKIPNVAYELVVERGDAPGSQCEHVFLANESNPLSFSASNLECLKSSIEDYVLKHGYKKEHLKVGSGTAYCTEGHQNTGWMMDTVIAISEISEPISSCFRTSGAKSEVIYFKDFSPCSVSQSSMKALTSIDWRSFGLTLKSIANQGGYAFLEWEGLPPNTRIDIILHSYHKQAVMPSAKQKTQLDRNLIKRAVKLALDDLKEKHAGVLLSAHALKIRSYAPDLAKTIAGLILSSNDSGFQGECFSLIGLQCQGVGGEIVEDCIKKKIISVIEMNDRKSHERSEDVAPFLFEDECLQELDFQEDEYEEGVGFVFLARLYMRFSQLDQLMLKPRILSMGFLESPAWLPIVYWQLEIEHGYSLS; encoded by the exons CTGGTTTCTTCGGCGACTCAAAGATGCCGCTTATCCGGCGAGCCATGCAGGCTCTCAGTTGTTGTCAAATGCTCTCTACCTTCCGATCCTCTTCTTAGTCGAATCTCAA TTTCAGATACGGGTGTCGGAAGCTGCCTGGAGGAGTTTCAGGGCTTGAAGTTTTCAAGACAAAGCATTGGCGACGAAAAGTGGG ATGGTATGCTATCTGTAAGAACTACTG GCAAATGTGATAATGAGGTATATCACTATCAGTTAAATCTAAAAGAGAGTGCTTCTGCCAGAAGGCTGACTAGGCTACCTTCAAACCCAAAAAATGGTGTGAAATTCAG TGGGACTGAAGTAATTCTCTCCATGTTCGAAAGTGCTGATGCGTTGGTGGCAGAGATCAATTGCTTCTTTCAAAAG ATGCTCATGCTAAAGATTCCT AATGTTGCATATGAACTGGTAGTTGAACGTGGGGATGCTCCTGGATCTCAATGTGAACATGTTTTTCTAGCAAATGAGTCCAATCCATTATCTTTCTCAGCCTCAAATCTTGAATGTTTGAAGTCCAGCATTGAAGATTATGTTTTGAAGCATGGATACAAGAA GGAGCATCTCAAGGTTGGGAGTGGGACGGCATATTGCACAGAAGGCCATCAGAATACTGGATGGATGATGGACACCGTGATTGCCATAAGTGAAATATCAGAGCCAATCAGTAGTTGCTTCAGGACTAGCGGTGCTAAAAGTGAG gttatttattttaaagatttttcacCTTGCTCGGTCTCCCAGTCATCTATGAAGGCATTGACTAGCATTGACTGGAGAAGTTTTGGGTTGACCTTGAAAAGCATTGCGAATCAAGGTGGCTATGCATTTTTGGAATGGGAAGGCTTGCCACCAAATACTCGCATAGATATCATCCTCCATTCTTACCATAAGCA GGCCGTAATGCCATCTGCGAAGCAAAAGACTCAACTTGATCGAAATCTCATAAAAAGAGCAGTGAAACTTGCATTGGATGATTTGAAGGAGAAACATGCGGGAGTTCTTCTAAGTGCTCATGCCCTCAAG ATTCGCAGTTATGCGCCCGATCTCGCAAAAACAATTGCTGGCCTAATTTTGTCTTCCAACGACTCAGGCTTCCAGGGAGAATGCTTTTCTCTTATTGGTTTGCAGTGTCAGGGAGTGGGAGGTGAAATTGTTGAAGACTgtataaagaaaaagattatcTCTGTTATAGAGATGAATGATAGGAAGTCCCACGAAAGAAGCGAAGACGTTGcaccttttctttttgaagatGAGTGCCTCCAGGAGCTAGATTTCCAAGAAGATGAATATGAAGAAG GAGTGGGCTTTGTGTTTCTGGCCCGTTTGTATATGCGTTTTAGCCAACTGGACCAGCTGATGTTGAAGCCCAGAATACTTTCAATGGGTTTTTTAGAAAGTCCAGCCTGGCTACCAATCGTATATTGGCAGTTGGAAATAGAGCACGGCTATTCTTTATCTTAG
- the LOC109013679 gene encoding type 2 DNA topoisomerase 6 subunit B-like isoform X2: MEIASANVICLQVSFCDLQEILPFSSSIGFCKHPLVSSATQRCRLSGEPCRLSVVVKCSLPSDPLLSRISISDTGVGSCLEEFQGLKFSRQSIGDEKWGKCDNEVYHYQLNLKESASARRLTRLPSNPKNGVKFSGTEVILSMFESADALVAEINCFFQKMLMLKIPNVAYELVVERGDAPGSQCEHVFLANESNPLSFSASNLECLKSSIEDYVLKHGYKKEHLKVGSGTAYCTEGHQNTGWMMDTVIAISEISEPISSCFRTSGAKSEVIYFKDFSPCSVSQSSMKALTSIDWRSFGLTLKSIANQGGYAFLEWEGLPPNTRIDIILHSYHKQAVMPSAKQKTQLDRNLIKRAVKLALDDLKEKHAGVLLSAHALKIRSYAPDLAKTIAGLILSSNDSGFQGECFSLIGLQCQGVGGEIVEDCIKKKIISVIEMNDRKSHERSEDVAPFLFEDECLQELDFQEDEYEEGVGFVFLARLYMRFSQLDQLMLKPRILSMGFLESPAWLPIVYWQLEIEHGYSLS, translated from the exons CTGGTTTCTTCGGCGACTCAAAGATGCCGCTTATCCGGCGAGCCATGCAGGCTCTCAGTTGTTGTCAAATGCTCTCTACCTTCCGATCCTCTTCTTAGTCGAATCTCAA TTTCAGATACGGGTGTCGGAAGCTGCCTGGAGGAGTTTCAGGGCTTGAAGTTTTCAAGACAAAGCATTGGCGACGAAAAGTGGG GCAAATGTGATAATGAGGTATATCACTATCAGTTAAATCTAAAAGAGAGTGCTTCTGCCAGAAGGCTGACTAGGCTACCTTCAAACCCAAAAAATGGTGTGAAATTCAG TGGGACTGAAGTAATTCTCTCCATGTTCGAAAGTGCTGATGCGTTGGTGGCAGAGATCAATTGCTTCTTTCAAAAG ATGCTCATGCTAAAGATTCCT AATGTTGCATATGAACTGGTAGTTGAACGTGGGGATGCTCCTGGATCTCAATGTGAACATGTTTTTCTAGCAAATGAGTCCAATCCATTATCTTTCTCAGCCTCAAATCTTGAATGTTTGAAGTCCAGCATTGAAGATTATGTTTTGAAGCATGGATACAAGAA GGAGCATCTCAAGGTTGGGAGTGGGACGGCATATTGCACAGAAGGCCATCAGAATACTGGATGGATGATGGACACCGTGATTGCCATAAGTGAAATATCAGAGCCAATCAGTAGTTGCTTCAGGACTAGCGGTGCTAAAAGTGAG gttatttattttaaagatttttcacCTTGCTCGGTCTCCCAGTCATCTATGAAGGCATTGACTAGCATTGACTGGAGAAGTTTTGGGTTGACCTTGAAAAGCATTGCGAATCAAGGTGGCTATGCATTTTTGGAATGGGAAGGCTTGCCACCAAATACTCGCATAGATATCATCCTCCATTCTTACCATAAGCA GGCCGTAATGCCATCTGCGAAGCAAAAGACTCAACTTGATCGAAATCTCATAAAAAGAGCAGTGAAACTTGCATTGGATGATTTGAAGGAGAAACATGCGGGAGTTCTTCTAAGTGCTCATGCCCTCAAG ATTCGCAGTTATGCGCCCGATCTCGCAAAAACAATTGCTGGCCTAATTTTGTCTTCCAACGACTCAGGCTTCCAGGGAGAATGCTTTTCTCTTATTGGTTTGCAGTGTCAGGGAGTGGGAGGTGAAATTGTTGAAGACTgtataaagaaaaagattatcTCTGTTATAGAGATGAATGATAGGAAGTCCCACGAAAGAAGCGAAGACGTTGcaccttttctttttgaagatGAGTGCCTCCAGGAGCTAGATTTCCAAGAAGATGAATATGAAGAAG GAGTGGGCTTTGTGTTTCTGGCCCGTTTGTATATGCGTTTTAGCCAACTGGACCAGCTGATGTTGAAGCCCAGAATACTTTCAATGGGTTTTTTAGAAAGTCCAGCCTGGCTACCAATCGTATATTGGCAGTTGGAAATAGAGCACGGCTATTCTTTATCTTAG
- the LOC109013679 gene encoding type 2 DNA topoisomerase 6 subunit B-like isoform X3, which translates to MEIASANVICLQLVSSATQRCRLSGEPCRLSVVVKCSLPSDPLLSRISISDTGVGSCLEEFQGLKFSRQSIGDEKWDGMLSVRTTGKCDNEVYHYQLNLKESASARRLTRLPSNPKNGVKFSGTEVILSMFESADALVAEINCFFQKMLMLKIPNVAYELVVERGDAPGSQCEHVFLANESNPLSFSASNLECLKSSIEDYVLKHGYKKEHLKVGSGTAYCTEGHQNTGWMMDTVIAISEISEPISSCFRTSGAKSEVIYFKDFSPCSVSQSSMKALTSIDWRSFGLTLKSIANQGGYAFLEWEGLPPNTRIDIILHSYHKQAVMPSAKQKTQLDRNLIKRAVKLALDDLKEKHAGVLLSAHALKIRSYAPDLAKTIAGLILSSNDSGFQGECFSLIGLQCQGVGGEIVEDCIKKKIISVIEMNDRKSHERSEDVAPFLFEDECLQELDFQEDEYEEGVGFVFLARLYMRFSQLDQLMLKPRILSMGFLESPAWLPIVYWQLEIEHGYSLS; encoded by the exons CTGGTTTCTTCGGCGACTCAAAGATGCCGCTTATCCGGCGAGCCATGCAGGCTCTCAGTTGTTGTCAAATGCTCTCTACCTTCCGATCCTCTTCTTAGTCGAATCTCAA TTTCAGATACGGGTGTCGGAAGCTGCCTGGAGGAGTTTCAGGGCTTGAAGTTTTCAAGACAAAGCATTGGCGACGAAAAGTGGG ATGGTATGCTATCTGTAAGAACTACTG GCAAATGTGATAATGAGGTATATCACTATCAGTTAAATCTAAAAGAGAGTGCTTCTGCCAGAAGGCTGACTAGGCTACCTTCAAACCCAAAAAATGGTGTGAAATTCAG TGGGACTGAAGTAATTCTCTCCATGTTCGAAAGTGCTGATGCGTTGGTGGCAGAGATCAATTGCTTCTTTCAAAAG ATGCTCATGCTAAAGATTCCT AATGTTGCATATGAACTGGTAGTTGAACGTGGGGATGCTCCTGGATCTCAATGTGAACATGTTTTTCTAGCAAATGAGTCCAATCCATTATCTTTCTCAGCCTCAAATCTTGAATGTTTGAAGTCCAGCATTGAAGATTATGTTTTGAAGCATGGATACAAGAA GGAGCATCTCAAGGTTGGGAGTGGGACGGCATATTGCACAGAAGGCCATCAGAATACTGGATGGATGATGGACACCGTGATTGCCATAAGTGAAATATCAGAGCCAATCAGTAGTTGCTTCAGGACTAGCGGTGCTAAAAGTGAG gttatttattttaaagatttttcacCTTGCTCGGTCTCCCAGTCATCTATGAAGGCATTGACTAGCATTGACTGGAGAAGTTTTGGGTTGACCTTGAAAAGCATTGCGAATCAAGGTGGCTATGCATTTTTGGAATGGGAAGGCTTGCCACCAAATACTCGCATAGATATCATCCTCCATTCTTACCATAAGCA GGCCGTAATGCCATCTGCGAAGCAAAAGACTCAACTTGATCGAAATCTCATAAAAAGAGCAGTGAAACTTGCATTGGATGATTTGAAGGAGAAACATGCGGGAGTTCTTCTAAGTGCTCATGCCCTCAAG ATTCGCAGTTATGCGCCCGATCTCGCAAAAACAATTGCTGGCCTAATTTTGTCTTCCAACGACTCAGGCTTCCAGGGAGAATGCTTTTCTCTTATTGGTTTGCAGTGTCAGGGAGTGGGAGGTGAAATTGTTGAAGACTgtataaagaaaaagattatcTCTGTTATAGAGATGAATGATAGGAAGTCCCACGAAAGAAGCGAAGACGTTGcaccttttctttttgaagatGAGTGCCTCCAGGAGCTAGATTTCCAAGAAGATGAATATGAAGAAG GAGTGGGCTTTGTGTTTCTGGCCCGTTTGTATATGCGTTTTAGCCAACTGGACCAGCTGATGTTGAAGCCCAGAATACTTTCAATGGGTTTTTTAGAAAGTCCAGCCTGGCTACCAATCGTATATTGGCAGTTGGAAATAGAGCACGGCTATTCTTTATCTTAG
- the LOC109013679 gene encoding type 2 DNA topoisomerase 6 subunit B-like isoform X6, with amino-acid sequence MGIFMRYRLTCGLIDVCHSDADGMLSVRTTGKCDNEVYHYQLNLKESASARRLTRLPSNPKNGVKFSGTEVILSMFESADALVAEINCFFQKMLMLKIPNVAYELVVERGDAPGSQCEHVFLANESNPLSFSASNLECLKSSIEDYVLKHGYKKEHLKVGSGTAYCTEGHQNTGWMMDTVIAISEISEPISSCFRTSGAKSEVIYFKDFSPCSVSQSSMKALTSIDWRSFGLTLKSIANQGGYAFLEWEGLPPNTRIDIILHSYHKQAVMPSAKQKTQLDRNLIKRAVKLALDDLKEKHAGVLLSAHALKIRSYAPDLAKTIAGLILSSNDSGFQGECFSLIGLQCQGVGGEIVEDCIKKKIISVIEMNDRKSHERSEDVAPFLFEDECLQELDFQEDEYEEGVGFVFLARLYMRFSQLDQLMLKPRILSMGFLESPAWLPIVYWQLEIEHGYSLS; translated from the exons ATGGGAATATTTATGCGCTACCGTTTGACGTGTGGTTTGATTGATGTCTGTCATTCTGACGCAGATGGTATGCTATCTGTAAGAACTACTG GCAAATGTGATAATGAGGTATATCACTATCAGTTAAATCTAAAAGAGAGTGCTTCTGCCAGAAGGCTGACTAGGCTACCTTCAAACCCAAAAAATGGTGTGAAATTCAG TGGGACTGAAGTAATTCTCTCCATGTTCGAAAGTGCTGATGCGTTGGTGGCAGAGATCAATTGCTTCTTTCAAAAG ATGCTCATGCTAAAGATTCCT AATGTTGCATATGAACTGGTAGTTGAACGTGGGGATGCTCCTGGATCTCAATGTGAACATGTTTTTCTAGCAAATGAGTCCAATCCATTATCTTTCTCAGCCTCAAATCTTGAATGTTTGAAGTCCAGCATTGAAGATTATGTTTTGAAGCATGGATACAAGAA GGAGCATCTCAAGGTTGGGAGTGGGACGGCATATTGCACAGAAGGCCATCAGAATACTGGATGGATGATGGACACCGTGATTGCCATAAGTGAAATATCAGAGCCAATCAGTAGTTGCTTCAGGACTAGCGGTGCTAAAAGTGAG gttatttattttaaagatttttcacCTTGCTCGGTCTCCCAGTCATCTATGAAGGCATTGACTAGCATTGACTGGAGAAGTTTTGGGTTGACCTTGAAAAGCATTGCGAATCAAGGTGGCTATGCATTTTTGGAATGGGAAGGCTTGCCACCAAATACTCGCATAGATATCATCCTCCATTCTTACCATAAGCA GGCCGTAATGCCATCTGCGAAGCAAAAGACTCAACTTGATCGAAATCTCATAAAAAGAGCAGTGAAACTTGCATTGGATGATTTGAAGGAGAAACATGCGGGAGTTCTTCTAAGTGCTCATGCCCTCAAG ATTCGCAGTTATGCGCCCGATCTCGCAAAAACAATTGCTGGCCTAATTTTGTCTTCCAACGACTCAGGCTTCCAGGGAGAATGCTTTTCTCTTATTGGTTTGCAGTGTCAGGGAGTGGGAGGTGAAATTGTTGAAGACTgtataaagaaaaagattatcTCTGTTATAGAGATGAATGATAGGAAGTCCCACGAAAGAAGCGAAGACGTTGcaccttttctttttgaagatGAGTGCCTCCAGGAGCTAGATTTCCAAGAAGATGAATATGAAGAAG GAGTGGGCTTTGTGTTTCTGGCCCGTTTGTATATGCGTTTTAGCCAACTGGACCAGCTGATGTTGAAGCCCAGAATACTTTCAATGGGTTTTTTAGAAAGTCCAGCCTGGCTACCAATCGTATATTGGCAGTTGGAAATAGAGCACGGCTATTCTTTATCTTAG
- the LOC109013679 gene encoding type 2 DNA topoisomerase 6 subunit B-like isoform X4: MSSCLLNFTDPVAEIFYFLRLRKLDFIEIIVYIYIYIYMCVCVCARARAHSIHFSVGSIYLAEIAGKCDNEVYHYQLNLKESASARRLTRLPSNPKNGVKFSGTEVILSMFESADALVAEINCFFQKMLMLKIPNVAYELVVERGDAPGSQCEHVFLANESNPLSFSASNLECLKSSIEDYVLKHGYKKEHLKVGSGTAYCTEGHQNTGWMMDTVIAISEISEPISSCFRTSGAKSEVIYFKDFSPCSVSQSSMKALTSIDWRSFGLTLKSIANQGGYAFLEWEGLPPNTRIDIILHSYHKQAVMPSAKQKTQLDRNLIKRAVKLALDDLKEKHAGVLLSAHALKIRSYAPDLAKTIAGLILSSNDSGFQGECFSLIGLQCQGVGGEIVEDCIKKKIISVIEMNDRKSHERSEDVAPFLFEDECLQELDFQEDEYEEGVGFVFLARLYMRFSQLDQLMLKPRILSMGFLESPAWLPIVYWQLEIEHGYSLS; this comes from the exons atgtctagTTGTCTATTAAACTTCACTGATCCTGTGGCTGAAATATTTTACTTCTTGAGATTGAGGAAgctagattttattgaaattattgtttatatatacatatatatatatatgtgtgtgtgtgtgtgcgcgcgcgcgcgcgcgcataGTATCCATTTCAGTGTTGGCAGTATTTATTTGGCGGAGATTGCAGGCAAATGTGATAATGAGGTATATCACTATCAGTTAAATCTAAAAGAGAGTGCTTCTGCCAGAAGGCTGACTAGGCTACCTTCAAACCCAAAAAATGGTGTGAAATTCAG TGGGACTGAAGTAATTCTCTCCATGTTCGAAAGTGCTGATGCGTTGGTGGCAGAGATCAATTGCTTCTTTCAAAAG ATGCTCATGCTAAAGATTCCT AATGTTGCATATGAACTGGTAGTTGAACGTGGGGATGCTCCTGGATCTCAATGTGAACATGTTTTTCTAGCAAATGAGTCCAATCCATTATCTTTCTCAGCCTCAAATCTTGAATGTTTGAAGTCCAGCATTGAAGATTATGTTTTGAAGCATGGATACAAGAA GGAGCATCTCAAGGTTGGGAGTGGGACGGCATATTGCACAGAAGGCCATCAGAATACTGGATGGATGATGGACACCGTGATTGCCATAAGTGAAATATCAGAGCCAATCAGTAGTTGCTTCAGGACTAGCGGTGCTAAAAGTGAG gttatttattttaaagatttttcacCTTGCTCGGTCTCCCAGTCATCTATGAAGGCATTGACTAGCATTGACTGGAGAAGTTTTGGGTTGACCTTGAAAAGCATTGCGAATCAAGGTGGCTATGCATTTTTGGAATGGGAAGGCTTGCCACCAAATACTCGCATAGATATCATCCTCCATTCTTACCATAAGCA GGCCGTAATGCCATCTGCGAAGCAAAAGACTCAACTTGATCGAAATCTCATAAAAAGAGCAGTGAAACTTGCATTGGATGATTTGAAGGAGAAACATGCGGGAGTTCTTCTAAGTGCTCATGCCCTCAAG ATTCGCAGTTATGCGCCCGATCTCGCAAAAACAATTGCTGGCCTAATTTTGTCTTCCAACGACTCAGGCTTCCAGGGAGAATGCTTTTCTCTTATTGGTTTGCAGTGTCAGGGAGTGGGAGGTGAAATTGTTGAAGACTgtataaagaaaaagattatcTCTGTTATAGAGATGAATGATAGGAAGTCCCACGAAAGAAGCGAAGACGTTGcaccttttctttttgaagatGAGTGCCTCCAGGAGCTAGATTTCCAAGAAGATGAATATGAAGAAG GAGTGGGCTTTGTGTTTCTGGCCCGTTTGTATATGCGTTTTAGCCAACTGGACCAGCTGATGTTGAAGCCCAGAATACTTTCAATGGGTTTTTTAGAAAGTCCAGCCTGGCTACCAATCGTATATTGGCAGTTGGAAATAGAGCACGGCTATTCTTTATCTTAG